Proteins found in one Quercus robur chromosome 2, dhQueRobu3.1, whole genome shotgun sequence genomic segment:
- the LOC126713071 gene encoding serine carboxypeptidase-like 42, translating into MNKRVGFFVSILRIPEMGNCWFSWVLVVLLVLLGVSVKGYPVEDLVVKLPGQPKVEFRQYAGYVDVDVKAGRSLFYYFVEAESQPDKKPLALWLNGGPGCSSIGGGAFTELGPFYPSGDGRSLRKNSMSWSRASNLLFVESPAGVGWSYSNTSSDYTCGDASTAKDMLVFMLKWYEKFPDFKSRELFLTGESYAGHYIPQLAIALLDYNALSTGFKFNIKGVAIGNPLLRLDRDVPATYEFFWSHGMISDEVGLTIMNKCDFDDYVFASPHNQTDTCNNAINEANNIVGAYINNYDVILDICYPSIVEQELRLRKVVTSISVGIDVCMSIERRFYFNLPEVQNALHANRTKLPYSWSMCSGVLNYSDTDGNINILPLLKRIIQNRIPVWVFSGDQDSVVPLLGSRTLVRELAHDLKFKVTVPYGAWFHKGQVGGWATEYGNLLTFATVRGAAHMVPYAQPSRALHLFSSFVRGRRLPNTTRISIDG; encoded by the exons ATGAATAAAAGAGTGGGGTTTTTTGTGAGTATCTTGAGAATTCCTGAGATGGGTAATTGTTGGTTTAGTTGGGTTTTGGTTGTGTTGTTGGTGTTGTTGGGGGTTAGTGTGAAGGGGTACCCAGTTGAGGATCTGGTTGTGAAACTGCCTGGACAGCCTAAGGTTGAGTTTAGACAGTATGCTGGGTATGTTGATGTGGATGTCAAGGCAGGAAGGAGTCTGTTTTACTATTTTGTTGAGGCAGAGAGCCAACCTGACAAGAAGCCCCTAGCTCTGTGGCTCAATGGAG GTCCAGGTTGTTCCTCTATTGGGGGAGGTGCCTTTACAGAGTTGGGTCCATTTTATCCTAGTGGTGATGGTCGAAGCCTTCGAAAAAATTCAATGTCATGGAGTAGGG CATCAAATCTCCTTTTTGTTGAGTCACCTGCTGGAGTAGGATGGTCATACTCGAACACAAGTTCAGATTATACTTGTGGAGATGCCTCCACTG CTAAGGATATGCTTGTATTTATGTTGAAATGGTACGAGAAGTTTCCAGATTTCAAATCCAGAGAACTGTTTCTCACTGGAGAAAGCTATGCAG GGCATTACATACCACAATTGGCTATTGCTCTACTGGACTATAATGCACTCTCAACGGGCTTCAAGTTCAATATCAAAGGGGTTGCT ATTGGGAATCCACTTCTAAGACTTGATCGGGATGTTCCAGCAACCTACGAATTCTTCTGGTCACATGGAATGATTTCTGATGAAGTTGGCCTTACCATCATGAACAAATGTGATTTTGATGATTATGTCTTCGCAAGTCCTCACAATCAGACAGACACTTGTAACAACGCCATAAATGAAGCAAACAACATTGTTGGCgcatatataaacaattacGATGTGATCCTTGATATTTGTTATCCGTCTATAGTAGAGCAAGAGCTAAGACTTCGGAAAGTG GTTACTAGCATTAGTGTTGGGATTGATGTCTGTATGAGCATTGAAAGACGCTTCTATTTTAACCTCCCTGAAGTTCAGAATGCTCTTCATGCAAATCGTACTAAATTACCTTATAGCTGGTCTATGTGCAGTGG TGTTCTGAATTACAGTGATACTGATGGTAACATCAACATTCTTCCCTTGctcaaaagaataatccaaAATCGTATTCCAGTTTGGGTTTTCAG TGGGGATCAAGACTCTGTTGTGCCATTACTGGGCTCCCGGACACTTGTCCGAGAATTGGCTCATGATCTGAAGTTCAAGGTTACAGTCCCATATGGAGCTTGGTTTCACAAAGGCCAG GTGGGAGGTTGGGCGACTGAGTATGGAAATTTATTAACTTTTGCCACAGTAAGGGGTGCTGCTCATATGGTACCTTATGCACAACCATCAAGAGCATTGCATCTGTTCAGTTCATTTGTACGTGGCCGGAGATTGCCAAACACAACACGTATATCAATTGATGGTTAA
- the LOC126713070 gene encoding putative UDP-glucuronate:xylan alpha-glucuronosyltransferase 3, which produces MRGPQSPIEPRHRLSTSTSEESNKRKPQRSKAFKDVARALRISVQDRNLNCKPTLKLVLVVIVLGAFLTFFHSPAIHNTDHLSNSVSRETFVDSWIRDSAATQYVSVLEIDWDQIEKIIEKLIDRNEYQGIGLLNFNESEIDHWKQLIPDAEHVNLHLDYVSSNITWESLYPEWIDEEEEFEVPICPSLPRIKVPGKPRIDLVAVKLPCNKSGSWSRDVARFHLQLEAARIAASSKGNHPVRMLIVSDCFPIPNLFNCKELLTHEGNVWLFQPNLNTLRNKLQLPVGSCELAVPLKAKENFYSERAHREAYATILHSAHVYVCGAITAAQSIRMAGSTRDLVILVDETISEYHRGGLEAAGWKIHTIQRIRNPKAEKDAYNEWNYSKFRLWQLTDYDKIIFIDADLLILRNIDFLFEMPEITAIGNNATLFNSGVMVVEPSNCTFQLLMDHINEFVSYNGGDQGYLNEVFTWWHRIPKHMNFLKHFWEGDEVEKKEMKTRLFGADPPILYVIHYLGNKPWLCFRDYDCNWNVDILQEFASDVAHKRWWQVHDAMPNNLQKFCLLRSKQKAALEWDRRQAEKGNYTDDHWKIKIKDKRLKTCFEDFCFWESMLWHWGEANWTDNATVAPAPPAITTKSLSSL; this is translated from the exons ATGAGAGGACCCCAAAGCCCCATTGAGCCCAGGCACCGACTCTCTACTTCAACAAG TGAAGAATCTAACAAAAGAAAGCCTCAAAGAAGTAAAGCTTTTAAAGATGTTGCAAGGGCCCTCCGTATTTCCGTCCAAGATAGGAATTTAAATTGCAAACCTACATTGAAACTTGTGTTGGTGGTTATTGTCTTGGGAGCCTTTTTGACGTTCTTCCACTCTCCAGCAATTCATAATACAGATCATTTATCCAATTCTGTGTCTCG GGAAACTTTTGTAGACAGCTGGATAAGAGACAGTGCTGCTACACAATATGTATCAGTTTTAGAAATTGACTGggatcaaattgaaaaaattattgagaAGCTAATTGATAGGAATGAGTATCAGGGAATTGGCTTGTTAAACTTTAATGAAAGTGAGATTGATCACTGGAAGCAGCTGATACCGGATGCCGAGCATGTTAATCTGCACCTGGACTATGTGTCAAGCAACATAACATGGGAATCCTTATACCCCGAATGGatagatgaagaagaagaatttgagGTTCCTATTTGTCCTTCTCTACCCAGGATTAAAGTTCCTGGAAAACCACGGATTGATCTTGTTGCAGTCAAACTTCCCTGCAACAAGTCAGGGAGCTGGTCCAGAGATGTGGCTCGTTTTCACTTGCAGCTTGAAGCGGCAAGGATTGCTGCCTCTTCCAAAGGGAATCATCCAGTGCGTATGCTTATTGTGTCTGACTGCTTCCCAATCCCAAATCTCTTCAATTGCAAGGAACTTCTCACACATGAAGGGAATGTGTGGCTCTTTCAACCCAACCTGAATACATTGAGAAATAAGCTGCAGCTTCCAGTTGGGTCATGTGAACTTGCAGTTCCTCTCAAGGCTAAAG AAAACTTTTACTCAGAAAGAGCACATCGAGAAGCATATGCCACAATCCTGCACTCTGCGCATGTATATGTTTGTGGGGCTATCACGGCAGCTCAGAGTATCCGCATGGCTGGTTCAACACGAGATCTTGTGATACTTGTTGATGAAACAATTAGTGAATATCACAGAGGAGGATTGGAGGCTGCTGGGTGGAAGATCCATACAATTCAAAGGATCAGGAACCCAAAAGCTGAAAAGGATGCATATAATGAATGGAACTACAGCAAATTCCGTCTTTGGCAGTTGACAGATTATGACAAGATCATATTCATCGATGCTGACCTGCTCATTCTAAGGAATATCGATTTCCTGTTTGAGATGCCAGAAATAACTGCCATAGGAAATAATGCTACTCTGTTCAACTCAGGAGTTATGGTGGTTGAACCATCAAATTGTACATTCCAGCTGCTAATGGATCACATCAACGAGTTTGTGTCCTATAACGGTGGGGACCAGGGGTATCTGAATGAAGTCTTCACATGGTGGCACCGGATTCCCAAACATATGAACTTCTTGAAGCACTTCTGGGAAGGCGATGAGGTGGAGAAGAAGGAGATGAAAACTCGTCTCTTTGGGGCTGATCCTCCAATCCTTTATGTCATCCATTACCTGGGTAACAAGCCATGGCTTTGCTTCCGGGACTATGACTGCAACTGGAATGTGGACATTTTGCAGGAGTTCGCCAGTGACGTTGCACATAAAAGGTGGTGGCAGGTGCATGATGCCATGCCAAATAATTTGCAGAAGTTTTGTTTGCTCAGGTCTAAGCAAAAGGCGGCATTGGAATGGGATCGGAGGCAAGCGGAGAAAGGAAATTACACCGATGATCATTGGAAAATTAAGATAAAAGACAAGCGTTTAAAGACATGTTTTGAGGATTTCTGCTTCTGGGAGAGCATGTTATGGCACTGGGGTGAAGCGAATTGGACAGATAATGCTACTGTTGCTCCAGCCCCACCTGCAATTACTACCAAATCTCTATCCTCTTTGTGA
- the LOC126713072 gene encoding uncharacterized protein LOC126713072, translating to MESITRCSPASTISFISFHKQKQRSNFNFSFPFCYRNFFFKSHTTTTTTTTNNNIIYARNNRNTTSSESDPVLQPTIIQQVLLDDDDDFQHEDESLDDDYFQDEDDYDADAQLYVGDGVGGGGISLAGTWWDKEALRIAEEVSLSFDGDLQIYAFKTTLNSTIQLRIDKLSNKSGSPSMEDIEAFSVAYRARLDEAQLNKSIPDNISLEVSSPGVERVVQIPHELDRFKDRPMYVKYVDEVTANGSSAESDGVFRLISFDMESKCCTWGLADVKKNREKAGKGRPLSRKQREWRLSTSFDSLRLVRLYSDI from the exons ATGGAATCAATAACAAGATGCTCTCCTGCGTCTACTATTTCTTTTATTAGCTTCCACAAGCAGAAGCAGAGGTCCAATTTCAACTTCTCATTCCCATTTTGTTATAGAAACTTCTTCTTCAAGTCCcatactactactactactactactactaataataatataatttatgcCCGTAACAACCGTAACACAACCTCTTCAGAATCCGACCCTGTTCTCCAACCAACCATTATTCAACAAGTTTTATTGGATGACGACGACGACTTTCAACATG AGGATGAATCCTTGGATGACGATTATTTTCAAGACGAGGACGATTATGATGCCGATGCTCAACTCTat GTTGGGGATGGAGTTGGAGGGGGTGGAATTTCTCTGGCTGGGACATGGTGGGATAAAGAAGCGTTAAGGATAGCCGAAGAGGTGTCTCTATCATTTGATGGTGATCTCCAAATCTATGCCTTCAAAACTACTTTAAATTCCACCATTCAACTCCGCATTGACAAGCTCTCTAATAA GTCTGGTTCCCCCAGTATGGAAGATATTGAAGCCTTTTCTGTAGCCTATAGAGCACGTTTAGATGAAGCACAGCTCAATAAATCTATTCCTGACAATATATCTTTGGAG GTGTCATCTCCTGGTGTCGAAAGGGTAGTTCAGATTCCACATGAGCTGGATCGGTTCAAGGATCGGCCTATGTATGTGAAATATGTCGATGAGGTTACAGCAAATGGTTCATCAGCAGAAAGTGATGGTGTTTTTAGGCTAATTTCTTTTGACATGGAGAGTAAATGTTGCACCTGGGGTTTAGcggatgtgaaaaaaaatagagagaaggCAGGGAAAGGAAGACCACTTAGCAGGAAACAAAGGGAGTGGCGTTTGAGCACATCATTTGATTCCTTACGTTTAGTTCGATTGTATtctgatatttaa